The following coding sequences lie in one Komagataeibacter sucrofermentans DSM 15973 genomic window:
- a CDS encoding MucR family transcriptional regulator — protein MDNKEIPHTELVSMTTEIVAAHTNHNTVAVDQIPTLVETVYTALKALGAEKAVEPAPLQPAVPIKKSVFPDYIVCLEDGKKLKMLKRHLQTAYGMTPEQYREKWGLPANYPMTAPSYAAHRSSLAQKIGLGRKVVVEPVAEEVEETPAAKPARKTRTRRSKKNTDDTLV, from the coding sequence TTGGATAATAAAGAAATCCCGCATACCGAACTGGTATCCATGACCACCGAGATCGTGGCCGCGCACACCAATCACAATACGGTTGCTGTCGACCAGATCCCCACCCTTGTCGAGACCGTTTATACTGCGCTCAAGGCGCTCGGGGCGGAAAAGGCGGTTGAACCCGCGCCGCTGCAGCCTGCCGTGCCCATCAAGAAGTCGGTTTTCCCCGATTACATCGTCTGCCTTGAAGACGGCAAGAAGCTGAAAATGCTCAAGCGCCACCTGCAGACCGCTTACGGCATGACGCCGGAGCAGTATCGCGAGAAGTGGGGCCTGCCCGCCAACTACCCGATGACGGCGCCGAGCTATGCAGCACACCGCTCGTCGCTCGCCCAGAAGATCGGGCTTGGCCGTAAAGTCGTGGTTGAGCCCGTGGCCGAGGAAGTCGAGGAAACACCTGCTGCAAAGCCCGCGCGCAAGACCCGCACGCGCCGCAGCAAGAAGAACACCGACGACACGCTGGTCTGA
- a CDS encoding nucleoside hydrolase, producing the protein MTPRKIIIDTDPGQDDAIAIMLALAAPELDVLGVVSVAGNVSVQHTTTNACKVLELTGRTDIPVHAGCAAPLRRTPITAAHVHGQTGMDGPTLPDPILRPHTQHGVDFLIDTIRAHPPGSITVVTLGPMTNLAMALVKAPDIAQRMAGLVSMAGAWAQGGNITPSAEFNVYADPDAADIVLRHAIAHTLVPLDVTHRFLVTPARMAQLSALKGRCARAAAAMLGFSERFDLTKYGWDGAPLHDPCTIGWLLAPHLFAGREVNVSIEVDSPLMQGATAVDWWHVTDRPRNALFLNDVESDGLWALLLAHLERLP; encoded by the coding sequence GTGACCCCACGCAAGATCATCATCGATACCGATCCGGGGCAGGACGATGCGATTGCCATCATGCTCGCCCTCGCCGCCCCTGAGCTTGACGTGCTGGGCGTGGTCAGCGTGGCGGGCAACGTGTCGGTGCAGCACACGACCACCAATGCCTGCAAGGTGCTGGAACTCACCGGGCGCACCGACATTCCGGTTCATGCCGGTTGCGCAGCCCCACTGCGCCGCACGCCCATTACCGCTGCGCATGTGCATGGCCAGACCGGCATGGATGGTCCCACCCTGCCCGACCCCATCCTGCGGCCCCACACGCAGCATGGCGTGGATTTCCTGATCGATACGATCAGGGCGCACCCCCCGGGCAGCATAACGGTGGTGACACTGGGGCCGATGACCAACCTGGCCATGGCGCTGGTCAAGGCGCCCGATATTGCACAGCGTATGGCGGGCCTTGTTTCCATGGCGGGCGCATGGGCACAAGGCGGCAATATCACGCCCAGCGCCGAGTTCAACGTCTATGCCGACCCCGATGCGGCCGATATCGTGCTGCGCCACGCCATTGCGCACACGCTTGTGCCGCTGGATGTGACCCATCGCTTTCTGGTCACACCGGCACGGATGGCGCAGCTCAGCGCGCTGAAGGGGCGCTGCGCGCGGGCGGCAGCGGCGATGCTGGGCTTTTCGGAGCGATTTGACCTGACCAAATACGGGTGGGACGGCGCGCCCCTGCACGACCCCTGCACCATTGGCTGGCTGCTCGCCCCCCACCTGTTTGCCGGGCGGGAGGTAAATGTATCAATTGAGGTAGATAGTCCGCTCATGCAGGGAGCCACGGCTGTTGACTGGTGGCATGTGACTGACCGGCCCCGTAACGCGCTTTTCCTTAATGACGTGGAAAGTGACGGACTATGGGCGCTGCTGCTGGCGCATCTGGAGCGCCTGCCCTGA
- a CDS encoding DUF3574 domain-containing protein: MSCQPIVFSGRWRLCAAAIVASTVAWGQPGHAHGPDAPAPDPLQAACTALHAPPVLQVSLLFGLNRPDGGHVSQRDWTHFVRDIVTPRFPAGFSVLRMTGQWRDERSGRIIREPSRIIWVATPFTSDLRPQLEAIRQAYRQRFGQDSVGLVITPGCAAF; encoded by the coding sequence ATGAGTTGCCAGCCTATTGTCTTTTCAGGGCGATGGCGCCTCTGCGCCGCTGCCATTGTGGCCAGTACGGTGGCATGGGGGCAACCCGGCCACGCACACGGGCCAGACGCCCCTGCCCCTGATCCGCTACAGGCCGCCTGCACGGCGCTGCACGCTCCGCCCGTGCTACAGGTCTCGCTTCTGTTCGGCCTCAACCGGCCTGATGGCGGGCATGTCAGCCAGCGTGACTGGACCCATTTTGTGCGTGACATCGTCACCCCGCGCTTTCCCGCCGGTTTTTCGGTCCTGCGCATGACGGGGCAATGGCGGGATGAACGCAGCGGACGCATCATACGCGAACCCTCTCGCATCATATGGGTGGCAACTCCTTTCACCTCCGACCTCAGGCCACAACTTGAGGCGATACGCCAGGCCTATCGCCAGCGCTTCGGGCAGGATTCCGTGGGACTGGTCATCACGCCGGGCTGCGCCGCGTTCTGA
- a CDS encoding VOC family protein, whose translation MFSHIAVGANDIEAAKKFYDSIFATLGVPAATINAKGKLVYNGDTGFFLVTKPVNGQPATAANGGTIGFAAPSPEVIDAWHAAGVANGGTTCEDPPGIRHMPNGDLYLAYLRDPTGNKLCALYRVKS comes from the coding sequence ATGTTCAGCCATATTGCTGTTGGCGCAAACGACATTGAAGCCGCGAAGAAATTCTACGATAGCATATTTGCAACCCTTGGCGTGCCCGCCGCCACCATCAATGCCAAGGGCAAACTGGTCTATAATGGCGATACGGGTTTTTTCCTCGTAACAAAGCCGGTGAACGGCCAGCCCGCCACGGCCGCCAATGGTGGCACGATCGGCTTTGCCGCCCCCTCACCTGAAGTGATCGACGCATGGCACGCCGCAGGCGTAGCCAACGGCGGCACCACCTGCGAAGACCCGCCGGGTATCCGTCATATGCCCAATGGCGACCTGTACCTGGCCTATCTGCGCGACCCGACCGGCAACAAGCTGTGCGCGCTCTATCGCGTCAAGTCCTGA
- a CDS encoding sulfite exporter TauE/SafE family protein: MPLLESINLLYVLSGLGVGFLVGMTGVGGGSLMTPLLILLFKVHPQSAVGTDLLYAALTKTVGTLVHGRKQSVEWHVVGRLALGSIPATLLTIAALHWAGSPSPAVTHVISVALGIALLITAPSVLFRHKLQDLSRRKAVPIAPATTARLTTLLGAVLGVMVTLSSVGAGAIGMAALIFLYPGLEIRRLVGCDIAHAVPLTAIAGMGHWWIGDIDMPLLASLLCGSVPGIILGSLCIGLIPDRAQRIILAAILLTVGLKVI, encoded by the coding sequence ATGCCCCTGCTTGAATCCATCAACCTGCTTTATGTTCTCTCCGGTCTTGGCGTTGGCTTCCTTGTGGGCATGACCGGAGTGGGCGGTGGCTCGCTCATGACGCCGCTGCTGATCCTGCTGTTCAAGGTGCACCCGCAATCCGCCGTAGGCACCGACCTGCTCTATGCCGCCCTGACCAAGACGGTGGGCACGCTGGTGCACGGGCGCAAACAGTCGGTGGAGTGGCATGTGGTGGGCCGCCTGGCGCTGGGCAGCATACCGGCAACACTGCTGACCATTGCCGCCCTGCACTGGGCGGGCAGTCCCTCACCTGCGGTGACGCATGTCATCTCGGTCGCACTGGGCATTGCCCTGCTCATTACCGCGCCGAGTGTACTGTTCCGGCACAAATTGCAGGATCTCTCGCGCCGCAAGGCCGTTCCCATCGCCCCCGCCACGACCGCGCGCCTGACCACACTGCTCGGCGCGGTGCTTGGCGTCATGGTCACGCTGTCCTCTGTCGGCGCGGGTGCGATTGGCATGGCGGCGTTGATCTTTTTATACCCCGGCCTTGAAATCCGTCGCCTTGTGGGCTGCGACATCGCCCATGCTGTGCCGCTCACGGCCATTGCGGGCATGGGGCACTGGTGGATCGGGGATATCGACATGCCCCTGCTGGCGTCGCTGCTGTGCGGGTCTGTTCCGGGCATTATATTGGGCAGCCTGTGCATCGGCCTTATTCCTGACCGGGCGCAGCGGATCATACTGGCCGCCATCCTGCTGACAGTGGGCCTCAAGGTTATCTGA